In Bdellovibrionales bacterium, the following proteins share a genomic window:
- a CDS encoding FMN-binding protein encodes MDARRLYGLWLLPVAALTNSTFAADYLSVNEAQKILLPSADRFEVKSIELTEEQIDKIKELSGVRQRTKNPKIWQAFSKNEVLGWFFVDEVIGKHEFITFAAAISPDRKVLGIEVMSYRETHGGEVRKPEWRKQFNGKTLDNPFKLDVDVSNISGATLSCRNLLDGVKRLLVLHKVLNENGG; translated from the coding sequence ATGGATGCTCGCAGATTATATGGGCTTTGGCTGCTTCCAGTTGCGGCTCTCACAAATTCGACGTTTGCAGCTGACTACCTTTCTGTCAATGAAGCACAGAAAATCCTTTTGCCAAGTGCAGACAGGTTTGAAGTAAAATCGATCGAGCTCACTGAGGAACAAATAGACAAAATCAAAGAACTCTCTGGAGTCCGTCAGCGAACTAAAAATCCGAAAATTTGGCAGGCATTTTCGAAAAACGAGGTGCTCGGATGGTTTTTTGTTGATGAGGTCATTGGCAAACATGAGTTCATTACCTTTGCTGCGGCCATTTCACCAGATAGAAAAGTCTTGGGAATTGAAGTAATGTCCTATCGAGAAACTCATGGCGGTGAAGTTCGAAAGCCCGAGTGGCGCAAACAATTCAATGGCAAGACACTCGACAACCCATTTAAGCTTGACGTTGATGTTTCAAATATAAGCGGTGCGACTTTGTCCTGCCGAAATCTCCTTGATGGAGTGAAGCGACTGCTGGTCTTACATAAAGTATTGAATGAAAACGGTGGATAA
- a CDS encoding FecR domain-containing protein has translation MKKIGFAVVVLFLCIFSFAGEGLTVVKKAGEVRYNQKEVKVGQILPLGGVIEVGSSVESFVDLTYPEGHRLRLKKNTKVNLAALGTKNASQIDIAIGQVFAYLVKGKKAENIQIKTKSAVVGVRGTKFLVEESNEKGTYVCVCEGAVNVRGLGDHSKDGERNVKAGQDLWARPGKPMGTPVDSPDMSKMTTAEFADMGLE, from the coding sequence ATGAAAAAAATCGGTTTTGCAGTTGTGGTACTTTTCTTATGTATATTTTCCTTCGCTGGTGAAGGTTTAACGGTTGTTAAGAAAGCTGGCGAGGTTCGTTACAATCAAAAGGAAGTCAAAGTAGGGCAAATCTTACCTCTTGGAGGAGTGATCGAGGTCGGCAGCAGTGTTGAGTCATTTGTCGATCTCACATATCCCGAAGGGCATCGCCTTCGGTTAAAGAAAAATACAAAGGTGAACCTGGCTGCCCTAGGAACAAAAAATGCCAGTCAAATTGATATCGCCATCGGACAAGTATTTGCCTATCTTGTAAAAGGAAAAAAGGCAGAGAATATTCAGATAAAAACCAAGTCTGCTGTCGTAGGCGTGCGCGGAACAAAATTTTTGGTCGAGGAAAGTAACGAAAAAGGCACCTATGTTTGTGTGTGCGAAGGTGCGGTCAATGTGCGAGGGCTCGGAGACCACTCTAAGGATGGAGAGCGCAACGTAAAAGCAGGTCAAGATCTTTGGGCACGACCGGGTAAGCCAATGGGAACTCCTGTCGATTCGCCCGATATGTCTAAAATGACCACTGCCGAGTTCGCCGATATGGGCCTAGAGTGA
- a CDS encoding diphosphomevalonate decarboxylase, with product MQVRATAPSNIALIKYMGKVSSQQNQPVNSSLSYTLEHLRTAVVIEKVSEGFDQWDSLADPEFPFQVELSEAGRQRFLSHFKHLKEVWGIPGFFRVCSANNFPSDCGLASSASSFAALTLATAELAESTGDLATGERGKSIDLQTLSQLSRKGSGSSCRSFFSPWAVWTQEGARPLDLPYRSLIHQAVVVESGKKSVSSSEAHQRVVTSDLFLGRSERAERRTDLLLKAMQLQNWTQCFEICWAEFWDMHCLFETSKPSFGYMKPESLAVLEIIRNEWEKSKDGPLVTMDAGANVHLLYRPEQKELASQLRGSLGGVGRVFGS from the coding sequence ATACAGGTGCGAGCGACGGCTCCCTCGAATATTGCTTTAATCAAATACATGGGTAAAGTTTCTTCACAGCAAAATCAGCCAGTGAATTCCTCCCTATCATATACGCTAGAACATTTGCGGACAGCCGTGGTGATCGAGAAAGTCTCGGAGGGATTCGATCAATGGGATTCCTTAGCTGATCCTGAATTTCCGTTTCAGGTGGAACTCTCTGAGGCAGGCAGGCAGAGATTCTTAAGTCACTTTAAACACCTCAAGGAGGTCTGGGGAATCCCAGGATTTTTCCGGGTTTGCAGTGCCAATAATTTTCCTTCTGATTGTGGACTCGCAAGCTCTGCTTCCAGCTTTGCAGCCTTGACTCTCGCAACGGCTGAGCTTGCAGAGAGCACAGGGGATTTAGCGACAGGCGAGAGAGGGAAATCCATTGACCTTCAAACATTGTCCCAGCTAAGTCGAAAGGGGAGTGGATCCTCTTGTCGATCATTTTTTTCTCCTTGGGCTGTTTGGACACAAGAAGGAGCGCGTCCACTTGATTTGCCCTATCGATCATTGATTCACCAGGCCGTCGTTGTGGAGAGCGGAAAAAAATCAGTCTCAAGCAGCGAGGCTCATCAGCGAGTGGTGACGAGTGATTTGTTTTTGGGTCGGAGTGAGAGAGCAGAGAGAAGGACAGATCTTCTCTTAAAGGCCATGCAATTGCAAAATTGGACTCAGTGTTTTGAAATTTGTTGGGCAGAATTTTGGGACATGCACTGTCTTTTTGAAACGAGCAAACCCAGTTTTGGATACATGAAGCCGGAGTCTTTGGCCGTTTTAGAGATCATCAGAAACGAGTGGGAAAAAAGCAAGGACGGACCTTTGGTGACAATGGATGCCGGTGCAAACGTGCATCTGCTTTATCGTCCAGAGCAGAAGGAGCTCGCTTCACAACTGAGAGGGAGCTTGGGGGGTGTGGGGAGGGTTTTTGGCTCATGA
- the dbpA gene encoding ATP-dependent RNA helicase DbpA, translated as MMTNNFSSLAISQKLLRAIRDAGFNEMTPIQAASIPTLLAGKDLIGQSQTGSGKTAAFIIPILQKIDMSIMAVQALILCPTRELSDQVLHECRRFSKSFQGLKTLGLVGGQPYPPQTQALQKGVQLIVGTPGRSLEHLRSGHLDLENLRIFVLDEADRMLEEGFADEMNAILKELPKRRQTLFFSATFPERLESLSQKYQNAPERITICDLPQTSPMIEQYVYEAENTQKIETLMKILKNHPSMCTLIFCRTKSTVDEIGKILEKSKVRTEVLHGNLEQKERDRAMSLFRNGSVRILVATDVAARGLDIDSLELVINLDLPSSPETYVHRIGRTVRAGRKGVAVSISTAYETEKVLEIEKATGVAMIQKILKPTNDLALGPEFEKTLMKTLQVSGGRSDKLRPGDILGALTAEPHPLSASHIGKIQIQDRFSYVAITPDMTERALNKLRTTKIKGSKFKAYLVQ; from the coding sequence CTGATGACAAATAATTTTAGTTCTCTTGCCATATCTCAAAAACTCTTGCGTGCCATCCGGGATGCTGGATTTAATGAAATGACGCCCATCCAAGCAGCGAGCATACCCACTTTGCTCGCAGGTAAAGATTTAATCGGGCAGTCTCAGACCGGCAGCGGTAAAACCGCGGCCTTTATCATTCCTATTCTTCAAAAAATTGACATGTCTATCATGGCAGTCCAAGCTTTGATTCTCTGTCCGACTCGCGAATTGAGCGATCAGGTGCTACACGAATGCCGAAGATTTTCAAAATCATTCCAGGGACTGAAAACCCTCGGCTTGGTTGGTGGACAGCCTTACCCACCCCAAACTCAAGCTCTTCAAAAGGGAGTTCAGCTTATCGTGGGAACACCGGGACGCAGCCTGGAACATCTCAGAAGTGGCCACCTGGACCTGGAAAACCTGCGGATTTTTGTTTTAGATGAGGCAGATCGTATGCTCGAAGAGGGCTTCGCGGACGAAATGAATGCAATTCTGAAAGAACTGCCGAAGCGCCGACAGACTCTCTTCTTTTCAGCCACATTTCCAGAAAGATTGGAAAGCTTAAGCCAGAAATACCAAAACGCTCCTGAAAGAATTACGATTTGTGACCTGCCACAGACCTCACCAATGATTGAGCAGTATGTTTACGAAGCTGAAAATACACAAAAGATCGAAACTTTAATGAAGATTTTAAAAAATCATCCCTCCATGTGCACTTTGATTTTTTGTCGCACAAAATCGACGGTAGATGAGATTGGAAAAATTCTCGAAAAGTCCAAAGTCAGAACGGAAGTTCTGCATGGAAATCTGGAGCAGAAGGAAAGAGATCGCGCTATGTCACTCTTTCGAAATGGGAGCGTACGAATCTTGGTCGCCACGGATGTCGCAGCCAGAGGACTCGACATCGATTCCCTCGAACTGGTGATCAACCTGGATTTGCCATCCAGTCCTGAGACCTATGTTCACCGCATCGGCAGGACTGTGAGAGCAGGACGCAAAGGTGTTGCTGTGTCTATCTCGACAGCCTATGAAACTGAGAAGGTCCTAGAAATTGAAAAAGCCACCGGAGTGGCCATGATTCAAAAAATACTGAAACCAACCAATGACTTGGCACTCGGGCCTGAATTTGAAAAAACTCTCATGAAGACGCTTCAGGTTTCTGGAGGGCGTTCAGACAAGCTCAGGCCTGGAGATATTCTAGGTGCGCTCACAGCAGAGCCCCATCCCCTATCGGCTTCCCATATCGGAAAAATTCAGATTCAAGATCGCTTCAGCTATGTTGCGATCACACCTGATATGACAGAGAGGGCTTTAAACAAATTGAGAACGACAAAAATCAAAGGTTCAAAATTTAAAGCTTATTTGGTTCAATAA
- the rplT gene encoding 50S ribosomal protein L20: MMRVKGGFTSRRRHKKVLKRAKGYRNANGTCFTHAVEKNDRAMAYSYRDRKVRKREMRKLWTIRINAAARLNGTTYSRLMGALVKSKIELDRKSLADLAVHDASAFGKLVHQIMGTP; encoded by the coding sequence ATCATGCGCGTAAAAGGTGGATTTACATCCCGTCGTCGGCATAAAAAGGTTCTTAAACGAGCCAAAGGGTATCGCAATGCAAATGGGACCTGTTTCACTCATGCAGTGGAAAAAAATGACAGAGCGATGGCCTATTCCTATCGCGATCGTAAGGTTCGCAAGCGAGAAATGCGAAAGCTTTGGACGATTCGTATCAATGCAGCGGCAAGACTGAATGGGACGACTTACTCTCGATTGATGGGTGCATTGGTAAAATCAAAAATTGAGCTCGATAGGAAATCTTTGGCAGATCTGGCGGTTCACGATGCGTCAGCATTTGGCAAGCTAGTTCATCAAATAATGGGCACTCCGTAA
- a CDS encoding FAD:protein FMN transferase, with protein sequence MKTVDKYRRRMRPLLGTYVEIGLSRAFQHCDVAFERAFDRIETVQRHLSFHDPRSDLSRLNSARGEEVTAHPLSICVLRLARAITEQSRGLFNFTVGAQLQKMGALPIHENGKKLMIGQADDLEIRGQKVRLRRPIVITLDGIAKGFAVDLAVKELRTHGASLGWVNAGGDLRVFGDLTLPVFQRNSSRPDSKLPLLGGLRNSALATSETSDSDSSLFPGKIIAACDHSAENGIWSVIAPSAWLADALTKVAGVSSQRDREFAVSRLGGHLIQDPERGVG encoded by the coding sequence ATGAAAACGGTGGATAAGTATCGTCGCCGCATGCGCCCTCTACTTGGAACCTACGTCGAAATCGGTCTCTCACGAGCTTTTCAACATTGCGACGTAGCTTTTGAAAGGGCATTTGATCGTATAGAAACCGTTCAAAGGCATCTCTCCTTTCATGACCCCCGAAGTGATCTATCGCGGCTCAATAGCGCACGAGGAGAGGAAGTCACCGCGCATCCCTTGAGCATATGCGTGTTGCGATTGGCCCGCGCAATAACCGAGCAGAGCAGAGGACTCTTTAATTTTACAGTTGGTGCTCAATTACAGAAAATGGGTGCCTTGCCCATTCATGAAAACGGAAAAAAACTGATGATTGGTCAAGCCGACGACCTCGAGATTCGTGGACAAAAGGTTCGACTTCGACGCCCTATAGTCATTACCTTGGATGGCATTGCCAAGGGCTTCGCAGTAGACTTGGCCGTAAAGGAATTAAGAACTCATGGCGCAAGCTTAGGCTGGGTCAACGCAGGGGGTGACTTGCGCGTTTTTGGCGACCTAACCTTGCCAGTGTTTCAACGAAATTCAAGTCGTCCAGATAGCAAACTTCCACTTTTGGGTGGCCTTCGAAATTCTGCACTCGCCACCTCTGAAACCTCCGACAGCGATTCATCCCTATTTCCCGGAAAAATTATCGCCGCTTGCGACCATTCAGCTGAAAATGGTATATGGAGTGTGATCGCTCCTAGCGCCTGGCTAGCGGATGCCCTAACCAAAGTTGCCGGGGTCAGCTCTCAGAGAGATCGCGAGTTCGCAGTTTCGAGACTCGGAGGACATTTGATTCAGGATCCAGAAAGAGGGGTTGGATGA
- a CDS encoding radical SAM protein: protein MDTSIDQSTSKDTDAPIEVPQPQVFREGGNKTLIMLGRDGQGRAFSAEELLAKKLNSWQGWYCAAGIENIYISHDGCVFSAVCREGGYFGNVFDYFLYVPENFIKCPKKWCMCGTDMALRKFKSQDDIHWAYTDPQSEAADNFQDFVASQPLLQSRVLPKQITWELGRRCNFSCRYCPPTASNNYESHRSWGSLKHAVDNIFKAFVKERPGKFHFSGGEPTFNPSFMDLCKYIRERRPISQPDRFHYCHVTTNGSRQPQYYEELIEYCQISVSVHFEFYNEEKLLETIAAVVARKASDASLIWQWFGVRIMVPPGTAEKAQHLMEKIYAIPNFREQSQLNLSPIYKFKEPEGWDESLADYHPEELSFIGSHG, encoded by the coding sequence TTGGACACATCCATTGATCAAAGTACATCCAAGGATACAGACGCCCCTATTGAAGTGCCCCAACCTCAGGTCTTCAGAGAAGGTGGAAATAAAACACTGATTATGCTGGGTCGCGATGGACAGGGTCGAGCCTTTTCAGCAGAAGAACTATTGGCTAAGAAACTCAACAGTTGGCAAGGCTGGTATTGCGCGGCCGGTATTGAAAATATCTATATTTCTCATGACGGTTGTGTCTTTTCAGCTGTCTGTCGTGAGGGCGGATATTTTGGCAACGTCTTTGATTACTTTCTTTATGTTCCCGAGAATTTTATCAAATGTCCAAAAAAATGGTGCATGTGCGGAACGGACATGGCTCTTAGAAAATTTAAGAGCCAGGACGATATTCACTGGGCTTACACAGATCCTCAATCAGAGGCTGCAGATAATTTTCAAGACTTTGTTGCTTCCCAGCCCCTTCTTCAAAGTCGTGTTTTACCAAAGCAAATCACCTGGGAGCTCGGTCGCCGATGTAATTTTTCTTGTCGTTACTGTCCACCGACTGCAAGCAACAATTATGAGTCTCATCGCAGTTGGGGCAGTCTCAAGCATGCTGTTGATAACATCTTTAAGGCCTTTGTGAAGGAAAGGCCCGGGAAGTTTCATTTTAGCGGAGGTGAGCCAACATTTAATCCTTCATTTATGGATCTCTGTAAGTACATTAGGGAGCGAAGACCCATTTCGCAGCCGGACCGTTTTCACTATTGTCATGTGACGACGAATGGCAGTCGGCAGCCACAATATTACGAAGAACTCATTGAATACTGCCAGATTTCGGTGAGCGTTCATTTTGAGTTTTACAATGAAGAAAAGTTGCTCGAGACAATCGCTGCGGTTGTCGCGAGAAAAGCAAGTGATGCATCATTGATTTGGCAATGGTTTGGCGTTCGAATTATGGTTCCCCCGGGTACAGCAGAAAAAGCTCAGCATCTCATGGAGAAAATATACGCAATCCCGAATTTCAGAGAACAATCACAACTGAATCTTTCTCCAATTTATAAATTCAAAGAACCGGAGGGTTGGGATGAGTCTCTTGCTGACTACCATCCCGAGGAACTTTCTTTTATTGGGAGCCACGGATGA
- a CDS encoding iron-containing redox enzyme family protein yields MQIKESIKKIIEEQLIRIKPSIENFPWESDSHYGTWCVQTSKFVRHTVPLLEKTAAFAKGPLKEILLHHREEEFGHEKFAERDAAFLGRDPLSEKMMPESLALYQSIDDAGDQIVESLFGYAFALEHISARYCGYMAKRVLDHHRKPYTKKHVANVPASFLTLHAAVDIAHTESGWKCLNHLESNTYDRLADTMLKSFERYGNFLHAIMKEEARGVA; encoded by the coding sequence ATGCAAATCAAGGAATCAATCAAAAAAATAATAGAAGAGCAGCTCATCCGGATAAAGCCAAGCATCGAGAATTTCCCCTGGGAATCAGACTCCCACTACGGAACCTGGTGTGTGCAAACTTCAAAATTCGTTCGCCATACGGTTCCACTTTTGGAAAAGACGGCTGCATTTGCCAAAGGACCCCTCAAAGAGATTCTCCTCCACCATCGCGAAGAAGAATTTGGACACGAAAAATTTGCAGAAAGAGATGCTGCCTTTTTGGGTAGAGATCCTCTGTCAGAAAAGATGATGCCCGAGTCATTGGCTCTCTATCAATCCATAGACGACGCCGGAGATCAAATTGTCGAGTCCCTCTTTGGCTATGCTTTTGCCTTAGAGCACATCTCAGCCAGATACTGCGGATACATGGCAAAACGCGTTCTCGATCATCACCGAAAGCCCTACACAAAGAAACATGTGGCGAATGTCCCAGCTAGCTTTCTCACTCTTCATGCGGCCGTTGATATTGCACACACAGAGTCAGGATGGAAGTGTCTCAATCACTTAGAGAGCAATACCTATGACCGGCTCGCCGACACGATGCTGAAATCATTTGAAAGGTACGGCAACTTCCTTCATGCCATCATGAAGGAAGAAGCTCGGGGAGTTGCCTGA
- a CDS encoding type 2 isopentenyl-diphosphate Delta-isomerase produces the protein MDTGDKESKADSSQSFSHAFENRKRDHIRLSLEERCEAFGLSGLDRISLQHEALPELDFSDIRIGTLSLGQDLRTPFLVSSMTAGHAEGVDLNRRLARACAERGWMMGVGSQRRQLVDREMDVEWRMVREGASGVVLLGNLGLSQLIRSSHSLVERLVESLEASAMIIHTNPLQECLQPEGTPQFKGGLKALKELCRHLSVPVVLKETGCGFSKSTLLRLMETGIAAVDLSGLGGTHWGRIEGGRSVEGSVRHYAARAFWNWGISTVESMRSVQELDLGFEVWASGGVRSGLDAAKLLAMGAGIVGSAQPLLAAAIEGEGQLREKMECFEFELKTAMFCTGCADISELKSKGIWEWVQA, from the coding sequence GTGGACACGGGGGATAAAGAGTCCAAGGCAGACTCCTCTCAGAGTTTTTCCCACGCATTCGAGAACCGCAAGCGGGATCACATACGACTTTCTCTTGAAGAGCGATGTGAGGCCTTTGGTCTTTCCGGTCTTGATCGAATCTCCCTTCAGCATGAGGCTTTGCCTGAGTTAGATTTTTCAGACATTCGAATTGGAACCCTCTCTCTTGGGCAAGATTTGCGCACTCCCTTTTTGGTGAGTTCGATGACTGCTGGGCATGCGGAAGGTGTTGATCTCAATCGTCGATTGGCTCGAGCTTGCGCTGAGAGGGGCTGGATGATGGGAGTGGGATCTCAGCGTCGCCAGTTGGTTGATCGCGAAATGGATGTTGAATGGAGGATGGTTAGGGAGGGTGCCTCCGGGGTTGTGCTTTTGGGCAATTTGGGTTTGTCCCAGCTCATTCGAAGTTCTCATTCTTTGGTGGAGCGGCTGGTGGAGTCCCTTGAGGCCAGTGCTATGATTATTCACACAAATCCCCTCCAGGAATGCCTACAGCCAGAGGGAACTCCACAGTTCAAGGGAGGGCTAAAGGCTTTAAAGGAACTGTGTCGGCACCTTTCAGTTCCCGTCGTGCTGAAGGAAACCGGTTGTGGTTTTTCTAAGTCAACTTTGTTGCGTTTGATGGAAACGGGCATTGCAGCTGTCGATTTAAGTGGATTGGGTGGGACTCATTGGGGTCGAATTGAAGGGGGGCGCTCTGTTGAGGGTTCTGTTAGACATTATGCGGCACGGGCCTTTTGGAATTGGGGCATCAGTACAGTAGAATCAATGCGATCGGTTCAGGAATTAGATCTTGGATTTGAGGTGTGGGCTTCTGGTGGAGTGAGGTCGGGATTGGACGCAGCAAAACTCCTGGCGATGGGAGCAGGTATTGTCGGGTCGGCACAACCACTTTTGGCGGCCGCAATCGAAGGAGAAGGTCAGCTGAGAGAAAAAATGGAGTGCTTTGAATTTGAATTGAAAACAGCCATGTTTTGCACCGGTTGCGCAGACATCAGTGAACTAAAGAGCAAAGGAATATGGGAATGGGTTCAGGCTTAG
- a CDS encoding FAD-dependent oxidoreductase, with translation MGHLPIVRRIRSLSSKKISRRRLLQWSLLSATSMFVVPRTCGRDLRVGIIGSGAAGLAAAYWLKKHRVSFQLLEASGRFGGRIFTLDSWNDQMQFVELGGELINTGDQETLWLARELGEEQNRMLNSNKDFEPQDLRILKFKDEELDPKLHASLFNLNGQVYAEQKFLKAVSQLVPHLAKMNKNIFGNFDGDFTYLTASRFPDGRRMDQTSLSTLLNSCRSFAEPWCLEILRSAYEAEFGLSADEQSSLNFLLMFDTDLADGFSLYGESDEAFRIGGGNSALTRATVNSLNDYNQNNLDHYLQFDRQLRSINRSRSKFICHFERGRSEEFTHLIVAVPITQLRRIEGWDKLDISKPKRQLIRELGMGQNSKTMLGFKQRFWRQNPIFEGRGSQGEMYLSKGSSIVWETSRLQSGQTGILTLYSTGETAKQAGAYPDEPLQIIKDNFSSQAGAFFSGDRIHFNWPRFGLTEGSFSCLGLGQFSEFWGSGSEPECEGRLIFAGEHTSVKSQGFINGGIESGLRAARQILEKI, from the coding sequence ATGGGACATTTGCCAATCGTTAGGAGGATTCGTTCGCTTTCCTCAAAAAAGATTTCTCGAAGACGTTTGCTTCAGTGGTCTTTGCTTTCGGCTACGAGCATGTTTGTAGTCCCTCGCACTTGCGGGAGGGATCTTCGAGTGGGAATCATCGGATCAGGAGCAGCAGGATTGGCGGCAGCTTATTGGCTTAAAAAACACCGGGTTTCTTTTCAACTACTTGAAGCCTCCGGTCGATTCGGCGGGAGGATTTTTACTTTGGATTCATGGAATGATCAAATGCAATTTGTTGAGCTAGGAGGTGAACTCATCAACACGGGCGATCAAGAAACTCTCTGGCTTGCGCGAGAATTGGGGGAAGAGCAGAACCGCATGCTGAACTCAAATAAAGACTTTGAACCACAGGATTTGAGGATTCTTAAATTCAAGGACGAGGAATTAGATCCGAAACTTCACGCTTCTCTATTTAACCTTAATGGACAAGTTTATGCCGAACAGAAATTTCTCAAGGCTGTGTCTCAATTGGTCCCTCATTTAGCTAAAATGAACAAAAACATTTTTGGCAATTTTGATGGAGACTTTACTTACCTCACTGCAAGCAGATTTCCAGATGGGAGGAGGATGGATCAAACTTCTCTCTCGACATTGTTGAATTCTTGCAGATCATTCGCGGAGCCATGGTGTCTTGAAATTCTTCGATCCGCCTACGAGGCAGAATTTGGATTGTCTGCAGATGAGCAATCTTCTCTCAATTTTCTCCTGATGTTCGATACAGACTTGGCCGATGGATTTTCGCTCTACGGAGAAAGCGACGAGGCCTTTCGTATCGGCGGTGGCAACTCAGCTTTGACTCGGGCGACAGTGAACTCTTTGAATGATTACAATCAAAACAACCTGGATCATTACCTACAATTTGATCGTCAGCTGAGGTCGATCAACCGTAGTCGATCAAAATTTATTTGCCATTTCGAGAGGGGACGAAGCGAAGAATTCACTCATTTGATCGTCGCAGTGCCTATCACTCAACTGAGACGTATAGAAGGCTGGGATAAACTAGATATCTCAAAACCAAAAAGACAGCTTATTCGTGAACTGGGAATGGGGCAGAATTCAAAAACTATGCTTGGCTTCAAACAGCGCTTTTGGAGGCAAAATCCCATCTTCGAAGGGCGCGGTTCTCAGGGTGAGATGTATCTGTCAAAAGGAAGCAGCATTGTTTGGGAAACGAGTCGATTGCAATCGGGCCAGACCGGAATTCTCACACTCTACTCAACTGGAGAGACGGCCAAGCAAGCGGGAGCGTATCCGGATGAACCTCTGCAAATCATCAAAGATAATTTTAGTTCTCAAGCGGGAGCCTTTTTCTCGGGAGACAGAATTCATTTTAATTGGCCACGCTTTGGGTTAACAGAGGGCTCATTTTCTTGTTTGGGACTGGGGCAGTTTAGCGAATTCTGGGGATCTGGATCAGAACCTGAGTGTGAAGGTCGCCTCATTTTTGCTGGCGAACACACGTCAGTAAAATCTCAGGGATTTATCAATGGGGGAATTGAATCAGGATTGAGAGCTGCCCGCCAGATTCTAGAAAAAATCTAG
- a CDS encoding hydroxymethylglutaryl-CoA reductase, degradative, with translation MGSGLEKKDIQGLFGGFSKLSREERYQRLIKMGALSPEDVRFLKAGGLQGTELAEKLIENVIGYFQLPMGVVSNLVIDGKPRMVPMAVEETSIIAAASKTAKWIREKGSIKTEIIGKNIIGQIQIARVKSPESFTSRVMERKESLIAAANADVAFGLVRRGGGVRDIEVRFLDRGDGDQMAVLHVLADPCEAMGANIMNQVCEYLKGPIEILTGETVTMCILSNLVDTRLTRAEIRVKSHDHEAMDRIEEASLFAQRDPYRAATNNKGVLNGIDPILIATGNDWRAVEAGVHSYASRGGQYSSITTWKREEDTLVGVLSAPIILGVVGGVTNLHPTAQMAIRMLEIESSEDLSRICGAVGLVQNLGALRALTTVGIVEGHMKLHIKNLTLAAGAQEKEIPMLQLRLEEILEMTKRISLGHAVEALRELRSKIQPVTFSPHEPV, from the coding sequence ATGGGTTCAGGCTTAGAAAAGAAAGATATACAGGGTTTATTTGGTGGTTTTTCCAAACTCTCGCGTGAGGAGCGCTACCAGCGCCTGATAAAAATGGGAGCTCTCAGCCCAGAAGATGTGAGATTTCTGAAGGCGGGAGGATTGCAGGGGACCGAATTAGCTGAAAAGCTGATTGAGAATGTGATCGGCTATTTTCAGCTGCCGATGGGAGTCGTTTCTAATCTGGTGATTGATGGAAAACCGCGAATGGTTCCAATGGCCGTAGAAGAAACCTCCATTATCGCAGCGGCCTCAAAGACGGCAAAGTGGATTCGTGAAAAGGGATCAATAAAAACAGAAATTATCGGGAAGAACATCATTGGGCAAATTCAGATTGCTCGCGTGAAATCTCCAGAATCCTTCACTTCTCGGGTAATGGAACGAAAAGAGTCCTTGATCGCAGCGGCCAATGCGGATGTGGCTTTTGGTTTGGTTCGTCGTGGTGGCGGTGTTCGTGACATTGAAGTTCGGTTTCTAGATCGTGGTGACGGAGATCAAATGGCCGTCCTACATGTCCTGGCTGATCCTTGTGAGGCAATGGGCGCCAACATCATGAATCAAGTTTGTGAGTATCTAAAGGGACCCATAGAAATTTTAACGGGCGAAACTGTGACCATGTGTATTCTGTCCAATTTGGTGGACACTCGACTGACTCGAGCAGAAATAAGAGTTAAGAGCCATGACCACGAAGCAATGGACCGTATCGAAGAAGCTTCCTTGTTTGCACAGCGTGATCCTTATCGAGCAGCAACGAATAACAAAGGTGTGCTCAATGGGATTGATCCCATATTGATCGCAACGGGAAATGATTGGCGAGCTGTTGAGGCAGGAGTTCACTCCTACGCCTCGCGTGGCGGTCAATACAGCTCGATTACCACTTGGAAAAGAGAGGAAGACACCTTGGTTGGGGTCCTTTCTGCGCCGATTATTTTGGGAGTTGTTGGAGGGGTCACAAATCTTCATCCGACGGCTCAGATGGCCATACGCATGCTTGAGATTGAATCATCTGAAGATCTTTCGAGGATTTGTGGCGCGGTGGGATTGGTTCAGAATCTTGGAGCACTGAGAGCCTTGACGACAGTTGGAATAGTCGAGGGCCATATGAAGTTACATATTAAAAACTTGACCTTGGCGGCAGGAGCTCAAGAAAAGGAGATTCCGATGCTTCAATTGCGCCTGGAAGAAATTTTGGAAATGACAAAACGGATTAGCTTGGGTCATGCCGTTGAGGCCTTGAGGGAGCTTCGAAGTAAGATTCAGCCGGTCACTTTTTCGCCTCATGAGCCAGTTTAG